In a genomic window of Corvus hawaiiensis isolate bCorHaw1 chromosome Z, bCorHaw1.pri.cur, whole genome shotgun sequence:
- the LOC125319482 gene encoding serine/threonine-protein kinase PAK 3-like — MKYPLSCFLQNFNKQLQAELQATETRLRAREKRLDGKTKVAREKLNVLLQEQEALEKQVEVLTSHLAACKDFQQVIGHKEPQGWCGAQELSQPDLLQLEPVLKMAEEKRTQWEEIYTGSLMEPAPAAAAALSKGAFAPQPEKWSLGSLLSSNTDTASSHQQEMEDDSLELLRKMVSMENPVMKYTELENIGSGGFGSVCRAFDNATGGEVAIKKINLQGLTSKELTVNELMVMKMNRNPNLVNYLDSYLVDDELWLVMEYMDGGSLRDVISKTYLSEDEMAAVSRECLQGLDFLHSNHVIHRDVKSCNILLRTDGSVKLADFGLSAQLTAEQNQRSSVVGTSWWMAPEVVTGQPYGPKVDIWSLGIVGIEMVEREVPHWNESPISAELLLATGGTPQLRQPKLFSASLRDFLSCCLQANEEWRWSAKELLQHQFITSVKSVSSLVPLIISVKKRKEGEGL, encoded by the exons ATGAAATATCCTCTCTCTTGTTTTTTACAGAACTTCAACAaacagctgcaggcagagctgcaggcaaCTGAGACTAGGTTAAGAGCAAGGGAGAAGAGACTggatggaaaaacaaaagtagCCCGAGAGAAACTGAATGTCCTCCTTCAGGAGCAAGAGGCTCTAGAAAAGCAA GTGGAAGTGTTGACATCTCACCTGGCAGCCTGCAAAGACTTCCAGCAAGTGATTGGCCACAAAGAGCCCCAAGGCTGGTGTGGGGCACAGGAGCTGTCCCAGCCAGACCTGCTGCAGCTTGAGCCCGTCCTGAAGATGGCTGAGGAAAAGAGGACTCAATGGGAGGAG ATCTACACAGGCTCTCTCATggaacctgctccagcagcagcagcagcattgtcTAAAGGAGCCTTTGCACCCCAGCCTGAGAAGTGGAGCCTGGGCAGTTTGCTCAGCTCCAACACTGACACAGCTTCTTCCCATCAACAGGAGATGGAGGATGACTCCCTGGAGCTACTGA GGAAAATGGTGAGCATGGAAAATCCGGTGATGAAATACACTGAACTGGAAAATATCGGCAGCGG GGGTTTCGGAAGTGTTTGTAGAGCATTCGACAATGCCACAGGAGGAGAG GTGgccataaagaaaattaatctccAAGGACTGACCAGCAAGGAACTAACTGTCAATGAACTCATGGTCATGAAGATGAATAGGAATCCCAACCTGGTCAACTATTTAGACAG CTACCTTGTGGACGATGAACTCTGGCTGGTGATGGAGTACATGGATGGAGGCAGTCTGCGCGATGTCATCAGCAAGACCTACCTGTCTGAAGATGAGATGGCCGCCGTCAGTCGGGAG tgCCTGCAAGGACTGGATTTTCTTCACTCAAACCATGTCATCCATCGAGATGTGAAGAGCTGCAACATCCTTCTCAGAACTGACGGCTCTGTCAAGCTGG CTGATTTTGGCCTCTCTGCTCAGCTCACCGCTGAGCAGAATCAAAGGAGCTCAGTGGTCGGGACGTCTTGGTGGATGGCGCCTGAGGTTGTGACAGGTCAACCATATGGCCCCAAAGTGGACATATGGTCTCTTGGAATTGTGGGAATCGAAATGGTGGAACGAGAAGTTCCTCACTGGAATGAAAGTCCTATCTCG gctgaactccTGTTAGCCACAGGAGGGACCCCACAGCTGCGGCAGCCCAAGCTATTCTCGGCTTCGCTGCGTGacttcctgagctgctgcctgcaggcaaacgAGGAGTGGCGCTGGTCTGCCAAGGAGCTCCTGCAG cATCAATTTATAACATCAGTCAAGTCTGTGTCCAGCCTGGTGCCACTGattatttcagtgaagaagaggaaggagggggaaggacTGTGA